Proteins encoded in a region of the Spirochaeta lutea genome:
- a CDS encoding hydrolase: MKLEKQTSLGLIIDIQERLLPAMGNPDSIEEACSTLLQGLQALDVPVLHTEQYPRGLGHTVLPLQSHLNGFNPPSPCYEKLSFSCLSDGAIREAIRKTGAKQLIVAGIETHVCLQQTVLEALNLGMEVMVVHDAAGSRSIIDHQQALERMRQEGARIGSVESILFELLETAEDPAFRTISRLIK; encoded by the coding sequence ATGAAACTAGAAAAACAAACCTCCCTGGGACTCATCATCGATATACAAGAACGGCTGCTCCCGGCCATGGGCAACCCGGACAGCATCGAAGAGGCGTGCAGTACCCTGCTTCAGGGGTTGCAGGCTCTTGACGTGCCGGTTCTGCATACCGAGCAGTATCCCCGAGGCCTGGGGCACACTGTATTGCCCCTGCAATCCCACCTCAACGGGTTTAACCCGCCCAGCCCATGCTACGAAAAGCTCAGTTTTAGCTGCCTCTCCGATGGTGCAATTCGGGAGGCCATACGGAAGACCGGAGCAAAACAACTCATCGTGGCAGGAATCGAAACCCATGTCTGTCTCCAGCAGACGGTCCTAGAAGCCCTGAACCTGGGTATGGAGGTAATGGTAGTTCACGATGCCGCAGGATCACGCTCTATCATTGATCACCAGCAGGCCCTGGAACGGATGCGCCAGGAGGGAGCCCGGATCGGAAGTGTGGAATCCATCCTGTTTGAGCTCCTGGAAACCGCCGAGGATCCGGCATTCCGGACCATCTCCCGGCTTATAAAGTAG
- the pyrF gene encoding orotidine-5'-phosphate decarboxylase, producing MSQLFFHRLSQRCQEAQTLLCVGLDPRVTLVPQAEVSEAVQQIVEMNRRIIDATSPYAAAFKPNIAFYEAFGIPGLEALKITLELIPEEIPVILDAKRGDIGATARAYAQAVFEDLDVEAVTLSPYMGSDSAEPFLDYKDRGAFFLCKTSNPGSRDFQTLENCKGTPLYLQVADRVLTWGAGEGQCGLVVGGNDIPALRAVRERHPGAWMLAPGIGAQGGSIEDCIRWGAGKDGMGILPVVARGIAQAENPGETAKWYRDQLNEARRTVQSPGSSLQNLQQGSAIEDSEPTLSEDDHLRRRVLRGLVDNQCFRTGEFTLKSGEKSPFYIDLRLIMSSPELLAVTAKAYASLLDRASLRGYSFDRIAGIPAAGLPLATAVSLETGIPMIFPRLNVKSHGTGRFIEGAYNEGERVLLLDDLITSGKSKIEALEVLRQAGLRVDHLVVLLERGTQGRKDMQAAGITLEAFAHVNEFFPLLEDLGVLSAEQRRSMEEFANR from the coding sequence ATGTCTCAATTGTTTTTCCATCGACTGTCACAGCGCTGTCAGGAGGCTCAGACCCTGCTCTGTGTAGGTCTTGATCCCCGGGTTACCCTGGTTCCCCAAGCAGAGGTTTCCGAGGCTGTACAGCAGATTGTTGAAATGAATCGGCGTATTATTGATGCTACCAGCCCCTACGCGGCGGCATTCAAACCGAATATCGCCTTTTATGAGGCCTTCGGGATTCCGGGATTGGAGGCCCTTAAAATCACCCTAGAACTCATTCCTGAAGAGATTCCGGTAATCCTGGATGCGAAGCGTGGAGACATCGGCGCCACTGCCAGGGCCTATGCCCAGGCGGTATTTGAGGATCTGGACGTGGAGGCGGTAACCCTGAGTCCCTACATGGGCAGTGACAGTGCCGAGCCCTTTCTGGATTATAAAGACCGGGGGGCCTTTTTCCTCTGTAAGACCTCGAACCCCGGGAGCCGGGATTTCCAGACCCTGGAGAATTGTAAGGGCACGCCCCTGTATCTCCAGGTGGCAGACCGCGTTCTGACCTGGGGGGCCGGGGAGGGACAGTGCGGCCTGGTGGTGGGAGGAAATGATATCCCGGCACTCCGGGCGGTGCGGGAACGCCACCCCGGGGCGTGGATGTTAGCCCCGGGGATCGGGGCTCAGGGGGGAAGTATTGAGGATTGTATTCGCTGGGGAGCCGGGAAGGATGGTATGGGTATTCTTCCGGTGGTTGCCCGGGGAATAGCCCAGGCTGAGAATCCCGGAGAAACCGCGAAATGGTACCGAGACCAGTTGAATGAGGCTCGTAGGACGGTTCAGAGTCCGGGCAGTTCCCTTCAAAACCTCCAGCAGGGATCGGCGATTGAAGATTCTGAACCTACCCTGAGCGAGGATGATCACCTGCGCCGCCGGGTGCTTCGCGGACTGGTGGATAACCAGTGTTTCCGTACCGGAGAGTTTACCCTGAAAAGCGGGGAGAAAAGCCCTTTTTACATCGACCTGCGGCTCATCATGTCCAGTCCCGAGCTGTTGGCCGTCACCGCCAAGGCCTACGCGAGTCTGCTCGACCGGGCATCCCTCCGGGGGTACAGCTTTGACAGGATCGCAGGGATACCCGCCGCCGGCCTGCCCCTGGCTACGGCAGTGAGCCTGGAGACGGGGATTCCCATGATCTTCCCCCGGCTGAACGTCAAGTCCCACGGGACGGGGCGGTTTATCGAGGGGGCCTACAATGAGGGTGAACGGGTGTTGCTTCTGGATGACCTGATTACCTCGGGAAAGAGCAAGATCGAAGCCCTGGAGGTGCTGCGGCAAGCAGGGCTACGGGTGGATCACTTGGTGGTGCTGTTGGAGCGGGGAACCCAGGGCAGGAAGGATATGCAGGCGGCCGGCATCACCCTGGAGGCCTTTGCCCATGTGAATGAATTCTTTCCCCTCCTGGAGGATTTGGGGGTGCTCTCGGCTGAACAGCGCCGTAGCATGGAGGAGTTCGCGAACCGATAG